The following proteins are encoded in a genomic region of Bosea beijingensis:
- the purL gene encoding phosphoribosylformylglycinamidine synthase subunit PurL, which produces MIPNDIKITPQLVAEHGLKPDEYQRFLHLIGREPTITELGIVSAMWNEHCSYKSSKIHLKTLPTKAPWVIQGPGENAGVIDIGEGTAIVFKMESHNHPSFIEPYQGATTGVGGILRDVFTMGARPIAVLDALRFGSPDHPKTRHLVSGVVAGIGGYGNSFGVPNVGGATGFHTRYDGNILVNAMAVGIAQADEIFYAKASGVGKAIVYLGSKTGRDGIHGATMASAEFDDKSEEKRPTVQVGDPFAEKLLLEACLEIMAAGHVDAIQDMGAAGLTCSAVEMGAKGDLGVELDLDKVPCREEGMSAYEMMLSESQERMLMVIKPGHEDAAEAIFKKWGLDFAVIGHTTDTLRFVVKHQGEVMADLPIKELGDEAPEYDRPWIETAPQQRIAAETVTPPCGNAEALKKLIGSPDLSSKRWIWEQYDTLILGNSAVTPGGDAGVIRIEDGPRGLAMTADVTPRYCEADPFEGGKQAVAEAWRNLTATGATPLAITDNLNFGNPEKPEVMGQLVGCVRGIGEACKGLDFPVVSGNVSLYNETNGVSILPTPTIGGVGVMADVTKHATVAFKAAGEAIILIGETAGWLGQSAYLATVCGREEGAPPPVDLAIERRNGDFVRGLIASGKVSTCHDLSDGGLAVALAEMAMAKGIGATIETLPAGPVHAALFGEDQARYALTVPAGEADAVIAAAKAAGVPALAIGKTGGASLALPGEPALAIADLRKIHEDWLPSYMAGKAA; this is translated from the coding sequence GTGATTCCGAACGACATCAAGATCACCCCGCAGCTCGTCGCCGAGCACGGCCTGAAGCCGGACGAGTATCAGCGCTTCCTGCATCTGATCGGCCGCGAGCCGACGATCACGGAACTCGGCATCGTCTCGGCGATGTGGAACGAGCACTGCTCCTACAAGTCGTCGAAGATTCATCTGAAGACGCTGCCGACCAAGGCGCCCTGGGTGATCCAGGGCCCGGGCGAGAATGCCGGCGTCATCGATATCGGCGAGGGCACGGCCATCGTCTTCAAGATGGAGAGCCATAACCACCCGTCCTTCATCGAGCCCTATCAGGGCGCGACGACGGGCGTCGGCGGCATCCTGCGCGACGTCTTCACCATGGGCGCGCGCCCGATCGCGGTGCTGGATGCGCTGCGCTTCGGCTCGCCCGATCATCCGAAGACCCGCCACCTCGTCTCCGGCGTGGTTGCCGGCATCGGCGGCTACGGCAATTCCTTCGGCGTGCCGAATGTCGGCGGCGCCACCGGCTTCCATACGCGCTATGACGGCAATATCCTCGTCAACGCCATGGCGGTCGGCATCGCCCAGGCCGACGAGATCTTCTACGCCAAGGCTTCGGGCGTCGGTAAGGCGATCGTCTATCTCGGCTCCAAGACCGGCCGCGACGGCATCCACGGCGCGACCATGGCCTCGGCCGAATTCGACGACAAGTCGGAGGAGAAGCGTCCGACCGTGCAGGTCGGCGACCCCTTCGCCGAGAAGCTGCTGCTCGAAGCCTGCCTCGAGATCATGGCCGCCGGCCATGTCGACGCGATCCAGGACATGGGCGCGGCCGGCCTGACCTGCTCGGCCGTCGAGATGGGCGCCAAGGGCGACCTCGGCGTCGAACTGGACCTCGACAAGGTGCCCTGCCGCGAGGAGGGCATGAGCGCCTATGAGATGATGCTGTCGGAGAGCCAGGAGCGCATGCTCATGGTGATCAAGCCCGGCCATGAGGACGCCGCCGAGGCGATCTTCAAGAAGTGGGGCCTGGACTTCGCGGTCATCGGCCACACCACCGACACGCTGCGCTTTGTCGTGAAGCATCAGGGCGAGGTCATGGCCGACCTGCCGATCAAGGAGCTCGGCGACGAGGCTCCCGAATACGACCGGCCCTGGATCGAGACCGCGCCGCAGCAGCGCATCGCGGCCGAGACGGTGACACCGCCTTGCGGCAATGCGGAAGCCTTGAAGAAGCTGATCGGCTCGCCGGACCTGTCGTCCAAGCGCTGGATCTGGGAGCAGTACGACACGCTGATTCTCGGCAATTCGGCGGTGACGCCGGGCGGCGATGCCGGCGTGATCCGCATCGAGGACGGGCCGCGGGGCCTCGCCATGACCGCAGACGTGACGCCGCGCTATTGCGAGGCCGATCCGTTCGAGGGCGGCAAGCAGGCGGTGGCGGAAGCCTGGCGCAACCTGACCGCTACGGGTGCTACACCGCTGGCCATCACCGACAACCTGAATTTCGGCAACCCCGAGAAACCGGAGGTCATGGGCCAGCTCGTCGGCTGTGTCCGCGGCATCGGCGAGGCCTGCAAGGGGCTCGACTTCCCGGTCGTCTCCGGCAACGTCTCGCTCTACAACGAGACCAATGGCGTCTCGATCCTGCCGACCCCGACCATCGGCGGCGTCGGCGTCATGGCCGATGTCACCAAGCACGCGACCGTCGCCTTCAAGGCCGCGGGCGAGGCGATCATCCTGATCGGCGAGACCGCCGGCTGGCTCGGCCAGAGTGCCTATCTTGCGACCGTTTGCGGCCGCGAGGAGGGCGCCCCGCCGCCGGTCGACCTCGCGATCGAGCGTCGCAACGGCGATTTCGTGCGCGGGCTGATCGCGTCGGGCAAGGTCTCGACCTGCCATGACTTGTCGGATGGTGGCCTGGCCGTGGCGCTTGCCGAGATGGCGATGGCCAAGGGTATCGGAGCCACCATCGAGACGCTGCCGGCCGGCCCCGTCCATGCCGCGCTCTTCGGCGAGGATCAGGCGCGCTATGCCCTGACCGTCCCGGCGGGCGAAGCCGATGCGGTGATCGCGGCGGCGAAGGCTGCCGGCGTGCCGGCGCTTGCCATCGGCAAGACCGGCGGCGCTTCGCTTGCATTGCCGGGCGAGCCGGCTCTGGCGATCGCCGATCTCCGCAAGATCCATGAAGACTGGCTGCCGTCCTACATGGCTGGCAAGGCGGCCTGA
- a CDS encoding lytic murein transglycosylase: MRLSVIAASVLISLAPALAQTTGSINASGAQARSNAQATPASASFDVFVQRLWPLAQGRGISRATFDLAFRGVTPDPSIVALTKKQSEFSAPIWNYLENAVGGSRIQRGREAAAENASVLAQVEARYGVPKEVVLGVWGMETNYGSFKGGKDVIRSLATLASIRYRGDFFRDELLTALELIEKGHVERSELKGSWAGAMGHTQFMPSSYMKYAVDWTGDGHADIWTSSSDAIASTANYLKGYGWVPGLPWGMEVTLPAGFDHRLDKASFSSFASAGIRRADGGRLPSSGEGRLFYPAGHTGPVMLLTANFDVIKKYNSSDAYAMAVGHLGDRIAGRAAIQGNWPTKAPRLDMAATRDLQNRLKALGLYNHDADGRIGTGTREAVRRYQISAGEIADGYPTPALLSKLRGKR; this comes from the coding sequence ATGCGTCTGTCCGTCATCGCAGCCTCAGTCCTGATCAGCCTGGCACCGGCGCTGGCCCAGACCACCGGCTCGATCAACGCGTCCGGCGCCCAGGCCCGCAGCAATGCGCAGGCGACCCCGGCGAGCGCCTCCTTCGACGTTTTCGTGCAACGGCTCTGGCCGCTGGCTCAAGGCCGCGGCATTTCGCGCGCCACGTTCGACCTCGCCTTCCGCGGCGTGACGCCGGATCCGTCGATCGTCGCGCTGACGAAGAAGCAGTCCGAGTTCAGCGCCCCGATCTGGAACTATCTGGAGAATGCCGTCGGCGGCTCGCGCATCCAGCGCGGGCGCGAGGCCGCGGCCGAAAATGCCTCCGTGCTCGCGCAGGTCGAGGCGCGCTACGGCGTGCCCAAGGAGGTCGTCCTCGGCGTCTGGGGCATGGAGACCAATTACGGCTCGTTCAAGGGCGGCAAGGATGTCATCCGCTCGCTCGCGACGCTGGCTTCGATCCGCTATCGCGGCGACTTCTTCCGCGATGAACTCCTGACCGCTCTCGAACTGATCGAGAAGGGCCATGTCGAGCGCAGCGAATTGAAAGGCTCCTGGGCTGGCGCCATGGGCCACACCCAGTTCATGCCGTCGAGCTACATGAAATATGCGGTCGACTGGACCGGCGACGGCCACGCCGACATCTGGACCTCGTCGAGCGACGCCATCGCCTCAACCGCCAATTATCTCAAGGGCTATGGCTGGGTGCCCGGCCTGCCCTGGGGCATGGAGGTGACGCTTCCTGCCGGCTTCGACCACCGCCTGGACAAGGCGAGCTTCTCCAGCTTCGCTTCCGCCGGCATCCGCCGCGCCGATGGCGGGCGCCTGCCCTCCTCCGGCGAAGGCCGCCTGTTCTATCCGGCCGGTCATACCGGCCCGGTGATGCTGCTCACTGCCAATTTCGACGTCATCAAGAAATACAACTCGTCGGATGCCTATGCGATGGCCGTCGGCCATCTCGGCGACCGCATCGCCGGGCGCGCCGCGATCCAGGGCAACTGGCCGACCAAGGCCCCGCGCCTCGACATGGCCGCGACCCGCGATCTCCAGAACCGCCTGAAGGCGCTCGGCCTCTACAATCACGATGCTGATGGCCGCATCGGCACAGGCACGCGCGAGGCGGTCCGCCGCTACCAGATCAGCGCCGGCGAGATCGCCGACGGCTATCCCACGCCGGCCCTGCTGTCGAAGCTGCGCGGCAAGCGCTGA
- a CDS encoding carbamoyltransferase family protein has protein sequence MTYTIGLATTFHDPAIAIIGPDGEVLFAEATERYLQYKRAPNCEPDSAPRMEGLLKRYIPKAAEVRIATSWGEDFTGFLDQMARAGSFTLDALLKLSPELNRSLVPERTERALIASLHLGQQRAGMGVLLGLDRAYGKANVTGLTRYGHHLSHAAYACWSSPFDDAACLVVDGMGETGASAIFALENGKLREVKRHRGRESIGFYFGLVTDLAGFDQAKGEEWKIMGLAPYGKTDPELMALLRKLYSIDGHKLSFAKADVVQGVAAEILAKRPADALDQGWADLARCGQDVFAEMMEALLAEAAALVPSENLVMAGGCALNSSFNGKIAGRHGFKTVFVPSAPADDGNAIGAAWLAHAEANPDWRAPKGPLTPYLGSTVSTEPFERMQLWEKRLRKLAPDEIAPVTARLLTEGKLIGWVQGRAEFGPRALGNRSIIADPRPADAKDILNAKVKYREAFRPFAPSILAEHAADWFEHYQDAPYMERTLVWKEAVRDRVPAVVHEDATGRLQSVTAERNPRYHALISAFHDLTGVPVILNTSFNIMGKPILHTAEDAILMFYTSGLDALVIDDWLLVK, from the coding sequence ATGACCTATACGATCGGCCTTGCCACCACCTTCCACGATCCCGCCATCGCGATCATCGGCCCCGATGGCGAGGTTCTCTTCGCGGAAGCGACCGAGCGCTACCTGCAATACAAGCGCGCGCCGAACTGCGAGCCGGATTCGGCACCGCGCATGGAAGGCCTGCTGAAGCGCTACATCCCCAAGGCAGCCGAGGTCCGCATCGCCACGAGCTGGGGCGAGGATTTCACCGGCTTCCTCGACCAGATGGCCCGCGCCGGCTCCTTCACGCTCGACGCCCTGCTCAAGCTTTCGCCCGAGCTCAATCGCTCGCTGGTGCCGGAACGGACCGAGCGCGCCCTGATCGCCTCGCTCCATCTCGGCCAGCAGCGCGCCGGCATGGGCGTTCTGCTCGGGCTCGACCGCGCCTATGGCAAGGCGAACGTCACCGGCCTCACGCGCTACGGCCACCACCTCAGCCACGCGGCCTATGCCTGCTGGTCCTCGCCCTTCGACGATGCCGCCTGCCTCGTCGTCGACGGCATGGGCGAGACCGGGGCATCCGCCATCTTCGCGCTGGAGAACGGCAAGCTCCGCGAAGTGAAGCGCCATCGCGGCCGCGAATCGATCGGCTTCTATTTCGGCCTCGTCACCGACCTCGCCGGCTTCGACCAGGCCAAGGGCGAGGAATGGAAGATCATGGGGCTCGCACCCTATGGCAAGACCGACCCGGAATTGATGGCGCTGCTGCGCAAGCTCTACTCGATCGACGGCCACAAGCTCTCCTTCGCCAAGGCTGATGTGGTGCAAGGCGTCGCCGCCGAGATCCTGGCGAAGCGCCCGGCCGACGCCCTCGACCAGGGCTGGGCCGATCTCGCCCGCTGCGGGCAGGACGTCTTCGCCGAGATGATGGAGGCCCTGCTGGCCGAGGCCGCCGCTCTCGTGCCGAGCGAAAACCTCGTCATGGCCGGCGGCTGCGCGCTGAACTCCTCGTTCAACGGCAAGATCGCCGGCCGCCACGGTTTCAAGACCGTGTTCGTACCTTCGGCGCCCGCCGATGACGGCAACGCGATCGGTGCCGCGTGGCTCGCCCACGCCGAGGCCAATCCGGACTGGCGCGCACCCAAGGGACCGCTCACTCCCTATCTCGGCTCGACAGTCTCGACCGAACCCTTCGAGCGCATGCAGCTCTGGGAGAAGCGGCTGCGCAAGCTTGCTCCCGACGAGATCGCGCCGGTCACCGCCAGGCTCCTGACCGAGGGCAAGCTGATCGGCTGGGTGCAGGGTCGCGCCGAGTTCGGCCCGCGTGCGCTCGGCAACCGCTCGATCATCGCCGATCCGCGCCCCGCCGACGCCAAGGACATCCTCAACGCCAAGGTGAAGTACCGCGAGGCCTTCCGGCCCTTCGCGCCCTCGATCCTGGCCGAGCATGCCGCCGACTGGTTCGAGCACTATCAGGACGCGCCCTATATGGAGCGCACGCTGGTGTGGAAGGAAGCAGTCCGAGACCGCGTTCCGGCTGTCGTTCATGAGGATGCGACGGGGCGCCTCCAGAGTGTCACCGCCGAGCGCAACCCGCGTTATCACGCGCTGATCTCGGCCTTCCATGATCTGACGGGCGTGCCGGTGATCCTCAACACCTCCTTCAACATCATGGGCAAGCCGATCCTGCACACGGCGGAGGACGCGATCCTGATGTTCTATACCAGCGGGCTCGACGCGCTGGTGATCGACGACTGGCTGTTGGTGAAGTAA
- a CDS encoding DUF1272 domain-containing protein, whose protein sequence is MLQLRPNCECCDRDLPPQSRDALICTFECTFCADCVETRFAGTCPNCGGDLVRRPIRPERMLEKYPASTERVRKPHPQCAAA, encoded by the coding sequence ATGCTGCAATTGCGCCCGAACTGCGAATGCTGCGACCGCGACCTGCCGCCGCAATCGCGCGACGCCCTGATCTGCACCTTCGAATGCACGTTTTGCGCCGATTGCGTGGAGACACGCTTCGCCGGCACCTGCCCGAACTGCGGCGGCGATCTCGTGCGCCGGCCGATCAGGCCGGAGCGGATGCTGGAGAAATACCCGGCCTCGACCGAACGCGTCCGCAAGCCGCACCCGCAATGCGCGGCGGCTTGA
- the galU gene encoding UTP--glucose-1-phosphate uridylyltransferase GalU encodes MTKRIRKAVLPVAGLGTRFLPATKAIPKEMLTIVDRPVVQHVVDEARAAGIEHFIFVTGRNKAVIEDHFDMAYELDDTLAKRNKTKELEALKHDLPAAGATSFTRQQAPLGLGHAVWCAREIVGDEPFALLLPDMLHYSAGKGCLAEMIEAYDQHGGNHIAVAPVPDDQTHQYGIVGVQDAKAKVSKITGMVEKPPKGTAPSNLHITGRYILQPTIFNLLANQEKGAGGEIQLTDSMIALSRQEAFHAVRFDGEIYDTGSKIGFLTANIAYALDRGDLGPQLRAEIEKLLDR; translated from the coding sequence ATGACGAAACGCATCCGCAAGGCCGTTCTTCCCGTCGCTGGTCTTGGCACCCGCTTCCTGCCCGCCACCAAGGCGATCCCGAAGGAGATGCTCACCATCGTCGACCGTCCGGTCGTGCAGCATGTCGTGGACGAGGCGCGCGCCGCCGGCATCGAGCATTTCATCTTCGTCACCGGCCGCAACAAGGCAGTGATCGAGGACCATTTCGACATGGCCTACGAGCTCGACGACACGTTGGCCAAGCGCAACAAGACGAAGGAACTGGAGGCGCTGAAGCACGACCTGCCGGCCGCCGGCGCGACCAGCTTCACCCGCCAGCAGGCGCCGCTCGGCCTCGGCCATGCCGTCTGGTGCGCGCGCGAGATCGTCGGTGACGAGCCCTTCGCGCTGCTGCTGCCCGACATGCTGCATTACAGCGCCGGCAAAGGCTGCCTCGCCGAGATGATCGAGGCCTATGACCAGCATGGCGGCAACCATATCGCCGTCGCCCCCGTGCCGGACGACCAGACCCATCAATATGGCATCGTCGGTGTCCAGGACGCCAAGGCCAAGGTCTCGAAGATCACCGGCATGGTCGAGAAGCCGCCGAAGGGCACGGCCCCGTCCAATCTCCACATCACCGGCCGTTACATCTTGCAGCCCACGATCTTCAACCTGCTCGCCAATCAGGAGAAGGGCGCAGGCGGCGAGATCCAGTTGACCGATTCGATGATCGCGCTGTCGCGGCAGGAAGCGTTCCATGCCGTGCGTTTCGACGGCGAGATTTACGATACCGGCTCGAAGATCGGCTTCCTCACGGCGAATATCGCCTATGCGCTCGATCGCGGCGACCTCGGCCCGCAGTTGCGCGCTGAAATCGAGAAGCTGCTCGACCGCTGA
- the tlpA gene encoding thiol:disulfide interchange protein TlpA, whose amino-acid sequence MTSGKKIGLALGVVAALGLAGVAAFYSVRGDAGNGSCSAASASVERMKPLVKGEVAAVELRARPQPAPALAFTGPDGQPTTLAALKGKTLLVNLWATWCAPCLQEMPSLDALQKETGGPDFAVVAVNIDTRNLDKPKTWLADNKVAALPYYGDPQAATFQALRAAHKVEGMPVSIIVDKAGCELGIIQGPADWASADAKALMRAAIGR is encoded by the coding sequence ATGACGTCTGGAAAAAAGATCGGACTGGCCCTCGGGGTCGTGGCGGCGCTCGGCCTCGCTGGCGTAGCCGCCTTCTACTCCGTCCGGGGCGATGCCGGCAACGGATCATGCAGTGCCGCGAGCGCTTCCGTCGAGCGCATGAAACCACTGGTCAAGGGCGAGGTCGCGGCCGTCGAATTGCGTGCCCGCCCTCAGCCGGCGCCCGCACTCGCCTTCACCGGGCCGGACGGCCAGCCGACGACGCTCGCCGCGCTCAAGGGCAAGACGCTGCTGGTCAATCTCTGGGCGACCTGGTGCGCGCCCTGCCTGCAGGAAATGCCCTCGCTCGACGCGCTCCAGAAGGAGACGGGCGGGCCTGATTTCGCAGTGGTCGCGGTCAATATCGATACCCGCAATCTCGACAAGCCGAAGACCTGGCTTGCCGACAACAAGGTCGCCGCCCTGCCCTACTATGGCGATCCGCAGGCCGCGACCTTCCAGGCCCTGCGCGCCGCCCACAAGGTCGAGGGCATGCCGGTCAGCATCATCGTCGACAAGGCCGGCTGCGAACTCGGCATCATCCAGGGCCCGGCCGATTGGGCCAGCGCCGATGCGAAGGCGCTGATGAGGGCCGCCATCGGCCGCTGA
- a CDS encoding BolA family protein has protein sequence MAMDAHEIERMIKAALPDAAIEIKDLAGDGDHYAATVVSAAFKGKTRVQQHQMVYAALQGNMGGVLHALALTTSVPQD, from the coding sequence ATGGCGATGGATGCCCACGAGATCGAACGCATGATCAAGGCGGCGCTGCCGGATGCGGCGATCGAGATCAAGGATCTGGCCGGCGACGGCGACCACTATGCCGCGACCGTCGTCTCGGCCGCCTTCAAGGGCAAGACCCGGGTGCAGCAGCACCAGATGGTCTATGCTGCGCTCCAGGGGAATATGGGCGGCGTGCTGCACGCCCTTGCGCTGACGACCAGCGTTCCCCAAGATTAG
- a CDS encoding acyl-CoA thioesterase, which yields MSERQPRLTRADFRAFRAIPTRWHDNDAFGHVNNVVYYGWFDTAVNAWLIENGFLDLSGSDIVGLVAETGCTYFESVAFPETVEAGIAVERLGNSSVTYRIGIFRQGGDQAAAQGRFTHVYVERASQKPVPIPPPLRAALAAIQR from the coding sequence ATGAGCGAACGCCAGCCCCGCCTGACCCGCGCCGATTTCCGCGCCTTCCGCGCCATTCCGACGCGCTGGCATGACAACGACGCCTTCGGCCACGTCAACAACGTGGTCTATTATGGCTGGTTCGACACCGCGGTGAATGCCTGGCTGATCGAGAACGGCTTCCTCGACCTTTCCGGCAGCGACATAGTCGGGCTCGTGGCCGAGACCGGCTGCACCTATTTCGAGAGCGTCGCCTTCCCCGAGACCGTGGAGGCCGGGATCGCCGTCGAGCGGCTCGGCAACAGCTCGGTGACCTATCGCATCGGCATCTTCCGGCAGGGTGGCGATCAAGCGGCGGCGCAAGGGCGCTTCACCCACGTCTATGTCGAGCGGGCGAGCCAGAAGCCCGTGCCGATCCCGCCGCCGCTCAGGGCTGCGCTTGCCGCCATCCAGCGCTGA
- the galE gene encoding UDP-glucose 4-epimerase GalE, whose product MAVLVSGGAGYIGSHMVLELLDRGEKVVVLDNLSTGFWWAVPPEAIFVQGDIGNQELVEGLIGEYEITEIAHFAARIVVPESVSDPLGYYFNNTVKTRGLIESAARKGVKHVIFSSTAAVYGEPPVSPVPEEIALNPINPYGRSKLMSEWMLQDAAKAHGFSYVALRYFNVAGADPKGRSGQSSPNATHLIKVASQAALGQRDGLTVFGTDYATPDGTCVRDYIHVTDLARAHLAALDHLRGGGESLTLNCGYGRGYSVKEVVEVVKKVSGVDFPVTLAERRAGDPASLIARADRIRAELGWQPEHDDLDEIVGQALAWEEKLRMKNASA is encoded by the coding sequence ATGGCGGTATTGGTTTCCGGCGGCGCCGGCTACATCGGCAGCCACATGGTTCTGGAATTGCTGGATCGCGGCGAGAAGGTCGTGGTGCTCGACAATCTCTCGACCGGCTTCTGGTGGGCGGTGCCGCCCGAGGCGATCTTCGTCCAGGGCGATATCGGCAACCAGGAACTCGTCGAGGGCCTGATCGGCGAATATGAGATCACCGAGATCGCGCATTTCGCCGCCAGGATCGTGGTTCCGGAATCCGTTTCCGACCCTCTGGGCTATTATTTCAACAATACCGTGAAGACCCGCGGGCTGATCGAGAGCGCCGCCCGCAAGGGCGTGAAGCACGTGATCTTCTCCTCCACAGCCGCCGTCTATGGCGAGCCGCCGGTCTCGCCTGTGCCGGAAGAGATCGCGCTGAACCCGATCAACCCCTATGGCCGCTCGAAATTGATGAGCGAGTGGATGCTGCAGGACGCGGCCAAGGCCCATGGCTTCTCCTACGTGGCGCTGCGCTATTTCAACGTCGCCGGCGCCGATCCGAAGGGCCGCTCCGGCCAGTCCTCGCCGAACGCGACCCATCTCATCAAGGTCGCGAGCCAGGCGGCGCTCGGCCAGCGCGACGGCCTCACCGTCTTCGGCACCGACTATGCGACGCCGGACGGCACCTGCGTGCGCGACTATATCCACGTCACCGATCTCGCCCGCGCGCATCTGGCTGCGCTCGACCATCTGCGCGGCGGCGGAGAGAGCCTCACGCTGAACTGCGGCTATGGCCGCGGTTATTCGGTGAAGGAGGTCGTCGAGGTCGTGAAGAAGGTATCCGGCGTCGATTTCCCGGTGACGCTGGCGGAACGCAGGGCCGGCGACCCGGCCTCGCTGATCGCCCGGGCCGACCGCATCCGCGCCGAACTGGGCTGGCAGCCGGAGCATGACGATCTCGACGAGATCGTCGGCCAGGCGCTCGCCTGGGAAGAGAAGCTCAGGATGAAGAACGCCTCGGCCTGA
- the rnk gene encoding nucleoside diphosphate kinase regulator encodes MSTKRPAITVTAADHAMLSRIAAGAAHTMPDLAAELTHELDRARILPEGRVSHDHARIGSQIVYRDESTKRETAVTLVWPEHADIEKNRISVMTPIGVALIGMAAERSIDWTTRSGDVKRLTVLEVREPAQEQAAS; translated from the coding sequence ATGTCCACCAAGCGTCCCGCCATCACCGTCACGGCCGCGGACCATGCCATGCTGAGCCGCATCGCGGCCGGCGCGGCCCATACCATGCCCGACCTCGCTGCCGAGCTGACCCATGAGCTCGATCGCGCCCGCATCCTGCCGGAGGGCCGCGTCTCGCATGACCATGCCCGGATCGGCAGCCAGATCGTCTATCGCGACGAGAGCACCAAGCGGGAGACCGCCGTCACGTTGGTATGGCCTGAGCATGCCGATATCGAGAAGAACCGCATCTCGGTGATGACGCCGATCGGCGTCGCGTTGATCGGTATGGCGGCCGAGCGATCGATCGACTGGACGACGCGCTCGGGCGACGTGAAGCGCCTGACCGTGCTGGAGGTTCGCGAGCCGGCGCAGGAGCAGGCCGCGTCCTGA
- a CDS encoding methyltransferase domain-containing protein — protein MSDQSLVFDRALGRSRLRRALAGDYPDFLLQRAAGDLEDRLGAVLREFAVAADLGTPLPVLAPILAGKAGRVLRMAEARGGQADLVGDLESLPFAAGSLDLAVSLLALHGVNDLPGAFIQIKRALKPDGLFMGCLLGGRTLQEIRQALLEAESETTGGVSPRVAPFADLRDLGGLLQRAGFALPVIDSEIVTVRYRDAFGLFRDLRAMGWANTLVARRKTPSRRETLLRAASLYAERFADPDGRLPATFEFVWVSGWAPHESQQKPLKPGSAKTRLADALGVPEIKAGEKPGGVE, from the coding sequence TTGAGTGACCAGAGTCTTGTCTTCGACCGGGCACTCGGCCGTTCGCGGCTGAGGCGCGCGCTGGCCGGCGACTATCCGGATTTCCTGCTGCAACGTGCGGCCGGGGATCTGGAGGATCGGCTTGGCGCGGTGCTGCGTGAATTCGCGGTCGCGGCCGACCTCGGCACCCCGCTGCCGGTCCTCGCCCCCATTCTCGCCGGCAAGGCTGGTCGTGTCCTGCGCATGGCCGAAGCCAGGGGCGGTCAGGCCGATCTCGTCGGCGATCTTGAGAGCCTGCCTTTCGCTGCTGGTTCGCTCGATCTCGCCGTTTCGCTGCTGGCGCTGCACGGGGTCAACGACCTGCCTGGCGCCTTCATCCAGATCAAGCGGGCGCTGAAGCCCGACGGGCTGTTCATGGGCTGTCTGCTCGGCGGGCGCACCTTGCAGGAGATTAGGCAGGCCTTGCTCGAAGCCGAGAGCGAGACGACGGGCGGGGTCAGCCCGCGCGTCGCGCCCTTCGCCGACCTGCGCGATCTCGGCGGGCTCCTGCAGCGCGCCGGTTTCGCATTGCCGGTCATCGACAGTGAGATCGTGACGGTGCGCTATCGCGACGCCTTCGGGCTGTTCCGCGACCTGCGCGCCATGGGCTGGGCCAACACGCTCGTCGCCCGGCGCAAGACGCCATCGCGGCGCGAGACGCTGCTGCGCGCGGCTTCGCTCTATGCCGAACGTTTTGCCGATCCGGACGGGCGCCTGCCGGCGACGTTCGAATTCGTCTGGGTCTCCGGTTGGGCGCCGCATGAGAGCCAGCAGAAACCATTGAAGCCGGGCTCGGCCAAAACGCGGCTGGCCGATGCGCTCGGCGTGCCGGAGATCAAGGCGGGCGAGAAGCCGGGAGGTGTGGAATGA
- the grxD gene encoding Grx4 family monothiol glutaredoxin, producing MSDVNARIEAEVKNNDVVLFMKGTPQFPMCGFSGQVAQILGYIGVPYKGVNVLEDQEIREGIKAFSNWPTIPQLYVKGEFVGGCDITREMFQAGELQQLFEEKGIAVKQAS from the coding sequence ATGTCCGACGTCAATGCCCGCATCGAAGCGGAAGTGAAGAACAACGACGTGGTGCTCTTCATGAAGGGCACGCCGCAATTCCCGATGTGCGGCTTCTCCGGCCAGGTCGCGCAGATCCTCGGCTATATCGGCGTGCCCTATAAGGGCGTGAACGTGCTCGAGGACCAGGAAATCCGCGAGGGCATCAAGGCCTTCTCGAACTGGCCGACGATCCCGCAGCTCTACGTCAAGGGCGAGTTCGTCGGCGGTTGCGACATCACCCGCGAGATGTTCCAGGCCGGCGAATTGCAGCAGCTCTTCGAAGAGAAGGGCATCGCGGTGAAGCAGGCGAGCTAA